The Streptomyces laurentii region GAAGAGGGTGTCGAGCCGGACCCCGCCGGCCTCGTCGGTGACGACGTCGGCGAGGCCGAGGGCGAGGGCGAGGGAGGCGAAGAAGGTCTCGCCGCCGGAGAGGGTCGCGGTGTCGCGTTCGGCGCCGGTCCAGGCGTCGACCACGTGCAGCCCGAGTCCGGCGCGCCGGCCGCCGCTGCGGGCGTCGGAGTGGACCAGCGTGTAGCGGCCGGCGGACATCCGCCGCAGCCGGGCGGTGGCGGCGGCCGCGACCTGTTCGAGGCGGGCGGCGAGCACGTACGACTCCAGGCGCATCCGGCGCTCGTTCTCCGCCGAGGTGCCGGCGGTGAGGGTGGCGAGCCGGGTCACCCGCTCGTACTCCTCGCGCAGCGGCCCGAGGCGGCGGACCTCGGTGTCGGCGTCCCGGGACAGCCGGGACAGCGCGGTCTCCCGCTCGCGGGCGGCGGCGAGCGCGGTGGCGGCCTCGCGCAGGGCGCGTTCGGCGGTGCCGTACGCGGCTTCGGCGGCGGCCGGGTCGGCGGGCGGCAGCGCCGCGGCGGCCGCGGTGGCGGGTTCGGCGAGCCGGTCGGCGACGGCGGCGGCCTCGGCCCGCCAGGCGTCGACGCGCTGCTGGAGGGTGCGCCGGACGGACTCGTCGAGCAGGGCGTCGGCGGCCCGGGCGGGGGTCTCGAACCCGGCCTTGTACGCGGCGTCGGCCAGCCGGTCGTCGGCTTCCTTCAGGCCGCGGGCGGTGGTCTCGGCGGCCTGGACCGCCTCGGCCGCCCCGGTCAGCCGGGTGATCCACCGTTCCAGGAGCGCGACCCGGGCGGCGACGCTGCCGGACTGCCCGCGGGCCTGGGCCAGTTCGTCGGCCAGGGCCGTCTGCTGGCTTTCCAGCGTCTCGCGCCGGGAGGTCCGGGCGGCGGCCCGCCGCTCGGCCTCGCGCTGGACGCCGGCGCGCTGTTCGTACTCGTACTCGGCGCGGGCGAGGGCCTCCCGTACGGCGTGGGTGCGGGCGGCGACGGCGTGGGCGTCCGCGTGGGCACGCGCCAGGGTCTCCACCTCCCGGAGGAGCGCGCCGACGGGCGGGTCCTCGGCCACCGGGTCCCCGGAGGCGCCTGCGTGAGCCTGCTCGCGCGCGGCCTCCCAGGCCTCCGCCGTGGCGGCGACGGCGGTCTCCGCCTCCGTACGGAATTCGTCGGCGCGGGTGTAGGCGTCGTGGGCGGCCTCCTCGGCGGCCCGGTCGACGTGGCCGGCGGTCGTGCGGGCCGGGTCGGGGTGGTGCGGGGAGCCGCAGACCTGGCAGGGCGCGCCGGGGGCGAGGGCGGCGGCGAGTTCGGCGGCGATGCCGCGCAGACGGCGGGACTTGACGTCGAGCCAGTGTTCGTGAGCCTCGTTGCGCCGCTCGCGGGCCTCCGTCAGGCGCTCGCGGGCGGTGGCGAGTTCCGAGGCCAGGTCGTCGCGGCGGCGGGCGGCGGCGAGCCGGCGGCGGGCGGGATCGAGCCGGCCGGCGAGCTGTTCGGCGCGGGCGGCGGCCTCCTGGGCGTCCTCGACGTGCTGCCGGAGCGCGGCGCGGCGCGGCTCCCAGCCGGCCAGCCAGGCGGCGTCGTCCCCGGCGGCCTCCTCGGCGGCGCGGGCCTCCCTGTCGAGGGCGGCGCGCTCGGCGGTGATCTCGTCGTACCGGCGTTCGGCGCGGCGGGCGGACTCCAGGCCGGCGAGTTCGGCGCGCAGGCGGCGTTCGACGTCGGTGAGCTGTTCGGCTCCGGCGTCGGCGAGGCCGGCGGGCAGCAGCGGTCCGGGCATGCCGTCCGGCGGGGACGTCCGCGCGTACGCCGCCGGTCCGGCCTGCTCGACGAGCCGGGCCCGGGCCCGGTCGCGGGCGACGGCGGCCGTACGGTGGGCGCGCTCGGCGTGGTCCCGCAGGGCGAGGGCGGGGGCGACCCGGTCGGCGTCGCGGGAGCGGTCCAGGGCGGCCTGCCACTGGTCCCGCTGGGGCACGCGGGCGGTGAGGTCGGCCTTCCGGCGCATGGCCTCGGCGTGCCGGGCCTGCCGGTCGGCGTGCGCGCGGGCGGTGTCGAGGCCGGTCCGGGCGGCGTCCTGGCGCGCCTCGGCGGCGGCGAGCCGCAGCCGGGCGATGTCGAGGGCTTCGCGGGCCTCGCTGCGGGCCAGGGCGGCGCGGGTCTGGACGGCGTCGGCGAGGCCCGGTTCGCCGGGGCGTTCCGCGACGGGCACCGCGCCCGCGGAGGCGGGTCCGGCGGCCTGGGCCATCCGGTGGGCGAGGGCGAGCAGTCGTTCGTCGCCCGCGCCGACCTGGCGTGCGGCGCTCTGGCGCAGTTCGGCGAGGCGTTCCTCGACGGCGGCGAAGCGGCGGGTGTCGAAGAGCCGGCCGAGAAGCTTGCCGCGGGCCTCTGCGTCGGCCCGCAGGAAACGGGCGAAGTCGCCCTGGGGCAGCAGGACGACCTGGCAGAACTGATCGCGGCTCATGCCGAGCAGTCCGCCGATCTCCTCGCCGATCTCCTGGTGGGAACGGCTGAACGCGCGCCACTGGCCGGCCTCGGGGTCGTACTCCCGCAGCCACGACTGGGCCTTCTCGGTGGTGACACCGGTGCCGCGCTTCTTGGGGCGCGGCTGGGCGGGACGGCGGGTGATCTCCAAGCGCCGCTCGCCCACGGTGAGTTCGAGGAGGACCTCGGTGGGGGTGCCGGCGGCGGCGTGGTCGCTGCGCAGGCTGGTGCCGGGGCTCTGGCGGGCGCCGGGCACGGCTCCGTACAGCGCGAAGCAGACGGCGTCGAGGACCGAGGTCTTGCCCGCGCCGGTGGGTCCGTGCAGGAGGAAGAGCCCGGCCGACGACAGCGCGTCGAAGTCGATCTCCTGGGTGGTGCCGAAGGGCCCGAAGGCGGTGACCGCCAGGCGGTGCAGTCTCATCGGCCTGCCTCGCGCTCGGCGGTGTCCACCCGTACGTCGTCGAAGGCGGCGGTCAGGACGGCGCGTTCGGCGTCGTCGGGTCCGGCGCCGCCGCGGACGTGGGCCACGAAGTCCTCCGCGATCTGCTGGTCGCTGCGGTCGCGCAGCCGGGTGGCGTACGAGACGAGCGGGTCGTCGTCGGTGCGGTCGGGATCGAAGACGAGGTGGAGGGTGTGCGGGAAACGGGCGGTGAGCCGGGCCATCGGGTCGGCGGGCCGCGCGGGGTCGGTGAGGGTGGCCTCGACCCAGGAGTCCTCGTGGCGGGTCAGGTCGGGGTCGGCGAGCAGGTCGTCGAGCCGGCCGCGGACGCGGGCGAGCGGCCGGGGCACGGGGCAGTCGATCCGTTCGGCGGTGTCGATCGCGCCGTCGGCGCCGAGGTCGATCAGCCACATGGTCTTGCGGTGCGTGGTCTCGGAGAAGGAGTACGCGAGCGGGGAGCCGGAGTAGCGGACGCGGGGGGTGACGGTCTGGCTGCCGTGCAGGTGGCCGAGGGCCACGTAGTCGACGCCGTCGAAGACGCCGGCCGGGACGGCGGCGACGCCGCCGACGGTGATGTCGCGCTCGCTGTCACTGGGCTCGCCGCCGGCGACGAAGGCGTGCGCGAGGACGACGGAGCGGGTGCCGGCGGGGCGGGCCGCGAGGTCGGCGCGGACCCGGTCCATGGCGGCGGTGAGCACGGCCTCGTGACCGGACCGGGCGGCGCCGAGCTGTTCGCGGACCAGGGCGGGTTCGAGGTACGGCAGGCCGTAGAGGGCGACGTCGCCGTGGCGGTCGGCGAGGACGACGGGGGTGCCGGCGCCCGCCGGGTCGGTCCGCAGATGGACGCCGGCGTGGTCGAGGAGCCCGGCGCCGACGCCGAGGCGGCGGGCCGAGTCGTGGTTGCCGGAGATCATCACCGTCGGCACCCCGGCGTCGGCGAGCCGGTGCAGGGCGGTGTCGAAGAGTTCGACGGCGGCGAGCGGCGGCACCGCGCGGTCGTAGACGTCCCCGGCGACCAGGACGGCGTCCGCCTCGCGCTCCCGCACGGTCGCCACCAGGTGGTCGAGGAACGCGGCCTGGGCGTCGAGCAGGGCGACCCGGTGGAACGAGCGCCCCAGATGCCAGTCCGACGTGTGCAGAAGCCTCATGAGGGGCGAGCGTAGCGGTGGGGTCCGACAACGCCGTCCGGGGCGCTGTCCGCCGGGCCGTCCTCCCGGTGGTCCGGCTCACGCATCGCCGTACGCCTCGCCGCCGAGTTCGAGGGCGGCCTCACCGGCGGTGGCGTCGGCGAGCCAGGCGGTGAAGGCCGGCACGTCCGCGTCGGGCAGCCCGATCTCCAGGGTGACCGCCGCCCCGTACGCGACGCCGAGGACCTGCCGGCCGGTGGACCGCAGATCGTTCTCCAGCTTGCCGGCCCGCTGGTGGTCGACGGTGACGGTGGCGAGCCGGTAGCGGCGCCGGGTCACGGTGCCGAGCGCGTCCAGGGCCTCGCCGACGACTCCGCCGTACGCCCGGATGAGACCGCCCGCGCCGAGCTTCACGCCGCCGTAGTAGCGGGTGACGACGGCCGCCACGTACCGCATCTCGCGCCGCATCAGCATCTGGAGCATCGGCACCCCGGCGGTGCCGCCGGGCTCGCCGTCGTCCGACGCCTTCTGTACGGAGGCGTCGGCGCCGATGACGTACGCGAAGCAGTTGTGGGTGGCGGTGGCGTGCTCGCGGCGGATCCGGGCGACGAACGCCTGTGCCTCCTCCTCGGAGGCGACGGGCGCCAGCGCGCAGATGAAGCGCGAGCGGTTGATCTCGGACTCGTGTACGCCCTCGGCGGCGAGCGTGCGGTACTGCTCCTGCATCCCGCCAGCCTATGCTCCCGGAACACCGGCCCCGGCCCCCGGTGGGAACCGGAGTCCCCGACGGTGCCGGGAAGGACCGGGGGTCACGAAGTGTTCACTCTGGTGTCCGGTCATTTCACCGGGTGTCACCGGAGCGGAGCAGGAAGGCACGTCACATGAGCGTGGAGACGAGGAACGCCGAGGCCGAGGCGGAGACGGTCCGCAGGATTCTCACCGAGAGCGGGGACACCTGGGCGATCGTCGGGCTGTCCGACAACCAGGAGCGGGCCGCGTACCGGGTGGCGACGGTGCTGCAGCGGTTCGGGAAGCGGATCGTGCCGGTGCATCCGAAGGCGCGGACGGTGCACGGGGAGCAGGGGTACGCGTCGCTGGCGGACATCCCGTTCCCGGTGGACGTCGTCGACGTGTTCGTGAACAGCGATCTGGCGGGCGGGATCGCGGACGAGGCCGTGGCGGTCGGCGCGAAGGCGGTCTGGTTCCAGCTCGGGGTGATCGACCCGGAGGCGTACGCGCGGACGCGGGAGGCGGGTCTGGAGATGGTCATGGACCACTGCCCCGCCATCGAGATCCCCAAGCTGGGCTGATCGTCCGGGGGCCTCAGCGCACGGGCGGGATGGAGACGACCAGGGTCGTCTCCGCCGGCACCGAGCCGTCGTTGCGGTAGGTGTGCGGCGCGTGGCCCGCGAAGGCGACGGAGGTGCCGGCCGGCACGACGTGCTCCTCGCCGTCGACGACGAGGGTGAGCGTTCCGGCGGTGACGTGGAGGAGTTCGGTGGTGCCCTCGGGGTGCGGGTCCGAGGTGCTGCCGTCGCCCGGCATCAGGGTCCAGTGCCACAGCTCCAGCGGGCCGTGGGCGTCACTGCCGATGAGCAGGGTGCTGTTGCTGCCGGCGGCGGTGGACCACATCCGTACGGCCTGCTCCGGCGGGACGAGACGGACCTGGGGGCCCTGCTCGTAGTCGAGCAGCGTGGTGATCGGGACGCCGAGCGCGTCGGCCAGCTTGACGGTGGTGCCGACGCTGGGGTTCGTGCGGGCCTGCTCGATCTGGATGATCATGCCGCGGCTGACCGCGGCCCGGGCGGAGAGGACGTCCAGCGTGTAGCCGCGTTCGTTGCGCCAGTACCGGAGATTGCGGGCGAGCGACTGGGTGAGCTGATCGAGATCCGACACATTCCATCCAATAGAGTGAATGACGCAGTCCAATAGACTGCACTACGGTGTGGTGCACCTGCTTGTTCACTGCACTGTACTGCGAGGGCCTGCCCATGACGGCCTTGTTCGCGCTGGCCACCTGTCTGATGTGGGGCCTCTCCGACTTCGGCGGCGGGCTGCTCACCCGCCGCTTCCCCGCCCTGACCGTCGTCGTGATCTCCCAGTCCATCACCGTCGCCGTGCTCGGCGCCGTCGTTCTCGCCACCGGAGCGTTCGGCGAGGCCGGCCCCCGGCTCTGGTACGCCATCGGGGCGGGCCTGGTCGGCCCCACGGCGATGCTCGCCTTCTACCGGGCGCTCGCGCTCGGTCCGATGGGCGTCGTCTCGTCGCTCGGCGCGCTCGGCGTCGTCGTCCCGGTATCCGTCGCCCTGCTGCTCGGCGAACCGCCGGGCATACTCCAGTTCGCCGGCATCGCGGTGGCGATCGCCGGGGTGGGACTCGCCGGCGGACCGGAGCTGTGCGGCGCGCCCGTCCAGCGCCAGACGGTGCTGTTCACCCTCTTCGCGGCCTTCGGCTTCGGCGCCGTGATGGCGCTGATCTCCGAGGCCTCCACCACCGTGACCGGTCTGTTCCTCGCCCTGTTCGTCCAGCGGGTCACCAACATCGTGGTGGGCGGCGTCGCCCTGTGGCTGTCGGCACGGCGCGGCCATCCGGCCCTGCCCGCGGAAGGCGGCGGTCCGCGCATGCTCGTCGCGGCCCTGCCCGCGCTGGCGTTCGTGGGACTCTCGGACGTCGCCGCCAACGGCACGTACGCGCTCGCCGCCCAGCACGGGCCCGCGACGATCGCCGCGGTCCTCGCGAGCCTCTACCCGGTCGTGACGGCACTCGCCGCGCGCGGCCTGCTGAAGGAGCGGCTGCGCGCGGTCCAGGCCGCGGGCGCGGGCCTGGCCCTGGTGGGCACGCTCCTGCTCGCGACGGGCTGAGCCGCACGACGGATCAGCCGAGTCTCAGGGACCACGGCGCCGCCCCGGCCGCCGCCCTCGCGGGTCAGCTCTCCAGTTCGGCCGGCGTCTTGAGGTCCTCCGCCCCGAGGCCGGCGAGCGCCGCCAGCTGCTCCGCGGTCATGCCGGCGGGGATGGGCCGGGGCGCGGGCGTGCGCAGCGGCGGCTGCCAGCCCTTCTCCGGATCGTACGAGCGGACGACCTTCGCGGGCGCGCCCGCCACCACCGCGTGGTCGGGGACCTCGCCCCGGACGACCGCCCCGGCGGCCACCACGACGTTCCGGCCTATCCGGGCGCCGGGCAGGATCACCGCGCCGGTGCCGAGCCAGCAGCCGGGGCCTATGACGACCGGCTCCGAGCGGGGCCACTGCCGGCCGACGGGCACGTCGGGGTCGTCGTAGCTGTGGTTGGTCGAGGTGATGTAGACGTACGGCCCGCAGTACGTGTCCGAGCCGATGCTGATGGGGGCCTCGGCGATGACGTGGCTGCCGCGGCCGAGGACGACGCCGTCGCCGAGGGTCAGCACGGTGTCCGTACCGAGGTCGAGGTCGGGCAGCATGCCCGCGGTCAGCGTGACCTGCTCGGCGATGATGCAGCAGGCGCCCATCTCGATCCAGCGTTCGCCGAAGACGGTGCCCTGGGGGAAGGCCAGCCGGGTGCCCTCGCCGATCCGGCGGAAGCGCAGCCGCCCCGGGTGCTCGGCGGTGACGGCGCCGGCCTGCTGGATCCGTCGCCAGCCGCCCTGCAGGGCGCGGGCGACGACGCGGCGTCGCCAGGCGGTCAGCGAGGAGAACGTGTTTCTGTTCCGGGGCACCCGGACACCGTAGTCGGCGGCGTCGGCGCTGATCACCGGGGTGCCCTGTGATGTCCGTCATGGGCGCGGGCCCGCCTGACACCCCCTAGGGTCTGCCGCGAGGCGCGACCGCTAACGAAGACTTCTGGAGCGAACGATGACGGATGTGTCAGGGGCGTTGATCAAGGGCGTGGGCGGCAAGGAGCCGCGGATCGATCCGACGGCGTTCACGGCGCCGACCTCGGTGGTGCTCGGCGAGGTCACGCTCGGGGCGCGCGCCGGGATCTGGTACCACGCGGTGCTGCGGGCGGACTGCGGGCCGATCGAGATCGGCGAGGACTCCAATGTGCAGGACAACTGCACCGTCCATGTGGATCCGGGTTTCCCCGTACGGATCGGGGCGCGGGTGACGATCGGCCACAACGCGACCGTGCACGGCTGTGTCGTCGAGGACGACGTGCTCGTCGGCATGGGCGCCACGGTCCTGAACGGCGCCCGGATCGGCGCCGGTTCCCTGGTGGCGGCGCAGGCGCTGGTCCCGCAGGGGATGGAGGTGCCGCCGGGCTCACTGGTGGCGGGGGTTCCGGCGAAGGTGCGCCGTCCGCTGACGGAGGAGGAGCAGGCCGGGATCCGGCTCAACGCCGAGATGTATCTGCACCTCGCCACGGTCCATGCCGAGGCCTTCGCGGACGAGTAGGGCACGAGAATCGGGGCCCGGGCTTGAGCCCGGGCCCCGATTCCAAGGGTCTTGCGTGCCGCGTCCGCCGGATCGGTGGATCGCCGGATCGGCGGGTCAGTTCCGGCCGGCGGCCTCGGCCGCGGGGCTGCCGGTCTCCGGCTCGGTCGCCGTCCGCGCGGAGGCGGCGGCCGCGGCCTTCTTGGCCCGGTTCTTCAGGATCAGCAGCGAGCCGAGGCCGATGAGGACCGCGAGCACCAGGCCCAGCCAGGAGAAGCGCTTGAGCCACGCCTCGGCGACGACGCCCACCGTGTAGATGACGGCCGTGGTGCCGCCGGCCCAGAGCAGGCCGCCGAAGACGTTGGCGATCAGGAACTTCCAGTACGGCATGCGCAGCACGCCTGCCAGCGGCCCGGCGAAGATCCGCAGCAGGGCGACGAAGCGGCCGAAGAAGACCGCCCACATGCCCCACTTCTCGAAGGAGCGCTCAGCGAGGCCGATATTGGCCTCGCTGAAGTGCTTCGGGAACCTCCTGCCCAGCTTTTCGAGCAGCGGGCGGCCGCCCCTGCGGCCGATGGCGTAGCCGATCGAGTCGCCGACGACGGCGCCGACGGTCGCGCACGCGCCGAGGACGTACGGGTTGATGTGGCCGTGCTGGGAAGCCAGCAGGGCGGAGCTGACGAGGACGATCTCGCCGGGCAGCGGGATGCCCAGGCTCTCGACCCCGATCACCAACCCGACCAGCGCGTAGACGGCGACCGCAGGGATCGTCTCCAGCCATTCCTGGACGTGCACGCGCGTTCCTCTCCCGTGGCGCGACCGGACCCCGGCAGCCTACCCGGTCAGGGTGTACGGACGGCGGCCCGCGCCCGCAGGGTCAGCGTCCGGGCCGACGCCCCGACCGCGACCTCCCGCGCCCCGGTGCCCAGGACCCAGCGGTGCCGGGCCTCGTCCCAGGAGGACAGGGTGCGGGCCGTGACGGACACGGTGACCTTGCGCCGCTCGCCGGGGGCGAGCCGGAGCCGCTGATAGCCGGCGAGCAGCCGGCGCGGCTGGTCGATGCCGAGGCCGGCGAGGTCCGGGGAGGGGCCGACGTACACCTGGGGGACGTCGATGCCGGCCCGGGTCCCGGTGTTGGCGACGGTGAAGGAGACGCGGAGCCCGCCGCGGTCGGGGGCGACGGCCAGGCCCTCGTAGCGGAAGGTGGTGTACGACAGGCCGTGGCCGAAGGGGAAGAGCGGGGTGACGTCCTCGGCGTCGTACCAGCGGTAGCCGACGTGGATGCCCTCCGCGTACCGCTCGACGCCGTCCTTGCCGGGGTAGCGGCCGGGGTCGCCGGCGGTGGGGTGGGCGTCGTCGCCGCTCGGGAAGGTCTGGGTGAGCCGGCCGCCCGGGTCGGCGTCGCCGAAGAGCACGGCGGCGGTGGCGGGGCCGCCTTCCTGGCCCGGGTAGTACATCTGGAGCACCGCCCCGGTGTCCGCGAGCCAGGGCATGGTGACGGCGGACGAGGTGTTGAGGACCACGGTGGTCCGGGGGTTGACGGCGGTCACGGCCTTGATCAGGTCGTCCTGGCGGCCGGGCAGCGCGAGCCGGCCGCGGTCGCGGCCCTCGGTGGCGTCCTCGTAGGCGAACAGGACGACGCTGTGGGCGGCGCGGGCGGCGGCGGTGGCCTCGGTGAGGTCGGCGGTGCGGGTGGTGCCGTCGGCGGCGCGCAGCCGGACGAGCTGGCCGGCGGTGCCGCCGGCGGCCGTGACGGTGAGCCGGTGGGTGCCGGCGGTCAGCCGGCGGTCGGCGCGGCGCAGAGTGAGGCCGTCGTCGGCGGTCCCGCCGAGTCCCCCGTTGAAGACCTCCGCGTCGCCCGACTGGGTGGGGAAGAGTTCGGCGCCGTCGAGGGTCACGGTGGGGCGCTTGCCGCCGTAGTGGACGAAGAAGCTCCAGTCGTCGTCGGCCGTGGTCGTGAAGGTGCCCTCGTAGCGGTGGGTCTCGCCGGCGGGGACCTGGACGGCGTCGAGGTCCGGGGCGGGCTTGAAGGCGGCTCCGGTGTCGGGCAGCGGCTTGCCGTAGGGGTCCTCGCCGAGGGCGTACGTGACGGTGGCACCGCCGCCGGCCCGGGTGCGCAGGGCGTCGAGGGGGCTGGTGGCGGCGTCCGGGACGACGTGGGCGCTGCCGCCGCCGCTGACGAACGGCACCCGGCCGGTGGGGCCGATGACGGCGAGGGAGCGGGCGGCCTGGCCGGTGAGCGGAAGCGTCCGGTTCTCGTTGCGCAGCAGGGTGGCGCCGGCGAGCGCGACGTTCAACGCGACCCGGGCTCCGGCCGCGGCGTCACGCGCGGGCCGGGCGGACCGCCCGGCGGCGGCCCCGGAGCCGCCGGCCGGCGACGCGTCGAGGGCGCCGAAGCGTTCGCGTACGGTCAGCAGGCGGCGTACGGCGGTGTCGACGTCGGCCTCGTCGATCCGGCCCTCGCGGACGGCGGTGACGAGCGGGGCGCCGAAGTGACGGCCGCCGGGCATCTCCATGTCGCAGCCGGCGGTGAGCGCGGCGGTGGCGTGGACGGCGCCCCAGTCGCTCATCACCCAGCCCTCGAAGCCCCATTGGCCGCGCAGGACGTCGGTGAGGAGCATCCGGCTCTCGGTGGCGTGGACGCCGTCGACCTTGTTGTACGCGGCCATGACGGCACCCGTCCCGGCCGTGACGGCGGCCTCGAAGCCGCGCAACTCGGTCTCGTGCAGGGCCTGTTCGCCGGCCCGGACGTCGACGCTCATCCGGCCGTGTTCCTGGTTGTTGAGGGCGACGTGCTTGACGGTGGCGATGAGGCCCTCGGCCTGGATGCCGCGGATCTCCTCGGCGACCATGTCGGCGGAGAGCAGCGGATCCTCGGAGAAGGTCTCGAAGTTCCGGCCCGCGTACGGGGTGCGGATGAGGTTGACCATGGGCGACAGGAGCACGTCCTGGCCGAGAGCGCGGCCCTCCTGGCCGATGACCTGTCCGTACGCCCGGGCGAGGCCGGGGTCGAAGGCGGCGGCGAGCATCACGGGTGCGGGCAGCGCGGTGGCGTGCTCGCGGACGCGGACGCCTGCGGGGCCGTCGGCGAGCCGGAGCGGCGGGATGCCGAGGCGGGGAATCCCCGGAACGTAGCCGGCCTGGCCGAGGCCTTCGGGGTCGGTGGCGCCGTGCAGCAGCGCGGACTTCTCCTCGAGCGTGAGCCGGGCGAGCAGGTCGGAGACGCGCTCGCTCACCCGCCCCTTGGCGGGCGTGCCGCCGGGGACGCGGGGACGGGCGGCGGCGGCCGGAGTGCCGCCGGCCAGGCTGGGGGCGGCGCTGAGGGCGGCCGCGCCGGCGAGGGTGAGCAGCAGGCGGCGCCGGGAGATCCGGCGGGGCGCGAGGGCGGTGACGGGGGTGTCCCGTCGCGACGGCTCCGGCTGTTCCGGGAGGGGGGCGTGGGGCACGACGGCGCTCCTTCGGACCGGCACGATTCCTGCGATCATGCGTTGATCGCACTATGCGTGACGGTGTGTCCGTTTTCGTGTCGCCGTGCCGACCGTAACTCTGTCCGAGCCGTCACTCGGAATGGGCGCGGGCCCAAAAATACTGACGCCCCGATGCGCTCCAGGCGTACGCGCGGCGCCTGTTGTGCGCCCCAGAGGGATCAGCGGGGGGGACATCACCCATGTCCGCATCGAACCGATTGCACGATCTTCATATCCGACAAGACTTTTGTCGTGATCTCTCATCAAAGGACCTTTGTCTCCCAGGAGTTCTCCATGGTGGGATCGCTCGGCAATCGGATGAAGGCAGCGAAGACGCGTCACCTCGGCGCCGTCACCGCCGCCACCCTCGCCGCCGTCCTGTCGCTCGCCGCCTGCGGACCGGCTACCCCCGGCGGCACGCCGAGCAGCAGCGTCACGGCGCGTGTACTGACCCGCGGGCGAACACGCTCCGGTGACCCCGGAAACAGGCATCGCCATGCCTCCCCGGTACGGGAGGCATGGCGATGCCGCCGCGTCGGGTCGCCGGGGTCGGCTCAGCTCTCCCGGTTGTTCGGCCGGAGCGTCCACAGGACGGTCATCTCGCCGGTGACGGCGCCGTCCTCGCGCGTGATGTCGATCCGGACCGGGAACTCGGGGCGCTGACCCGCGTCGAGTTCGGCGACGACCTCGGCGGCCGGGCGGCCCAGGGTCGCGGTGGCGGTGACGACGCCCATGGCGAGCTTCTTGTACGCGATCTCGGCCTTGACGGCGAGCGGGACCGCGCGGTTCAGCTGGTCGCCGAAGGCGGCCAGGACGATGGCGCCGCTGGCGGACTCGGCGAGGGTGAACATGGCGCCGGCGTGCGGGCCGCCGACGTGGTTGTGGTACGCGGCCTGGTCCGGCAGGCGGACCACGGCCCGCTCGCCGGTGGTCTCCAGGAACTCGAGGTCGAGGGTTTTGGCCATGGGAACCGTGGCGGCGAGCATCTCGCCGACGGACATCTGCTCTGCGCTCATGGGCCGTGATGTTACCCACGGGTAGCCAGTCGGCGCCATTCTCCGCCAGGGGCGGCCGTAGCCCCGTGCACGCCGCCCCTCTATCGTTACGGCCCATGTGGCCAGGACAGCAGCCGCCCGGGGGCGAGCAGAACCCGCAGGACCAGAGTCAGAACCCGTACGCCCAGCCGGGACCGCAGCCCGGCTACGGGGCGCCGAACCCGCAGCACCCTCAGCAGCCGAACCCGTACCAGCAGCCGACGATGCCCGCGGGTTTCGGCCAGGCGAGCCCGAATCCGGGTCAGCACCCGAACCCGGGCCAGCAGCCGGGGCAGCAGCCGAACCCGTACCAGCAGCCCGCGCAGCCCGGCGGCTACGGCCAGCCGAACCCGTACCAGCAGCCGACCATGCCGGCCGGCCAGTACGCGGTGCCCGGCCCGCCCATGCCCGGCGGCGGTGACGGCGAGAAGAAGAAGCAGACCACCGTGGTGGCGATCGTCGCCGCCGTCGCCGTGCTCGCCGCGGCGGGCGTGGCCGGCTATCTGGTCCTCGGCAAGGACGACGACAAGAAGAACCAGGCCGAGGACCCCAAGGCGCCGCCGTCCTCCTCGCAGCCGAGTTCCTCGGCGTCCCCGTCGCTGGCCAACCCGCGCGCCGGCGCGTCGCACCAGCCGACGATCCCCGGCTGGAAGGTCGTCTACAACCCCAAGTACGGCACGCTGTTCGACGTCCCGCCGGAGTGGGAGGTCTCGAAGCCGGGTGTGATCACCTTCTTCGAGGACGAGGCGAAGGGCGACGGCTCCCCCGTCGTCACCATGACCTCGCCCGCGCACTTCAAGAGCAACTGGTGCACGTACGACACCGACAAGAACGGCACCGAGGAGACCTGGGGCCTCAGCACCGCCGGCACCAAGGGCGGCCAGGGCGCCAAGAACACCGACGAGGCGGCCTTCAACGAGGCCGGCAACTGGGTCTGGGCCGGCTACGCCCAGCACATGCCCAAGGGCACCATCAAGGTCACCAAGGCCGTCGAATACACGACGACCTCGGGCCTCAAGGGCAGCAT contains the following coding sequences:
- a CDS encoding exonuclease sbcC (AAA domain; pfam13476;~ABC transporter signature motif;~ATP binding site [chemical binding];~ATP-binding cassette transporter nucleotide-binding domain; cl17201;~D-loop;~Exonuclease SbcC [Streptomyces venezuelae ATCC10712];~H-loop/switch region;~Q-loop/lid;~Walker A/P-loop;~Walker B;~identified by MetaGeneAnnotator; putative) — protein: MRLHRLAVTAFGPFGTTQEIDFDALSSAGLFLLHGPTGAGKTSVLDAVCFALYGAVPGARQSPGTSLRSDHAAAGTPTEVLLELTVGERRLEITRRPAQPRPKKRGTGVTTEKAQSWLREYDPEAGQWRAFSRSHQEIGEEIGGLLGMSRDQFCQVVLLPQGDFARFLRADAEARGKLLGRLFDTRRFAAVEERLAELRQSAARQVGAGDERLLALAHRMAQAAGPASAGAVPVAERPGEPGLADAVQTRAALARSEAREALDIARLRLAAAEARQDAARTGLDTARAHADRQARHAEAMRRKADLTARVPQRDQWQAALDRSRDADRVAPALALRDHAERAHRTAAVARDRARARLVEQAGPAAYARTSPPDGMPGPLLPAGLADAGAEQLTDVERRLRAELAGLESARRAERRYDEITAERAALDREARAAEEAAGDDAAWLAGWEPRRAALRQHVEDAQEAAARAEQLAGRLDPARRRLAAARRRDDLASELATARERLTEARERRNEAHEHWLDVKSRRLRGIAAELAAALAPGAPCQVCGSPHHPDPARTTAGHVDRAAEEAAHDAYTRADEFRTEAETAVAATAEAWEAAREQAHAGASGDPVAEDPPVGALLREVETLARAHADAHAVAARTHAVREALARAEYEYEQRAGVQREAERRAAARTSRRETLESQQTALADELAQARGQSGSVAARVALLERWITRLTGAAEAVQAAETTARGLKEADDRLADAAYKAGFETPARAADALLDESVRRTLQQRVDAWRAEAAAVADRLAEPATAAAAALPPADPAAAEAAYGTAERALREAATALAAARERETALSRLSRDADTEVRRLGPLREEYERVTRLATLTAGTSAENERRMRLESYVLAARLEQVAAAATARLRRMSAGRYTLVHSDARSGGRRAGLGLHVVDAWTGAERDTATLSGGETFFASLALALGLADVVTDEAGGVRLDTLFIDEGFGSLDDQSLDEVLDVLDSLRERDRSVGIVSHVADLRRRVHAQLEVVKERHGSAVRQQGV
- a CDS encoding exonuclease (Calcineurin-like phosphoesterase; pfam00149;~DNA binding site [nucleotide binding];~Mre11 nuclease, N-terminal metallophosphatase domain; cd00840;~Type 5 capsule protein repressor C-terminal domain; pfam12320;~exonuclease [Streptomyces cattleya NRRL 8057 = DSM46488];~identified by MetaGeneAnnotator; putative;~metal binding site [ion binding]); protein product: MRLLHTSDWHLGRSFHRVALLDAQAAFLDHLVATVREREADAVLVAGDVYDRAVPPLAAVELFDTALHRLADAGVPTVMISGNHDSARRLGVGAGLLDHAGVHLRTDPAGAGTPVVLADRHGDVALYGLPYLEPALVREQLGAARSGHEAVLTAAMDRVRADLAARPAGTRSVVLAHAFVAGGEPSDSERDITVGGVAAVPAGVFDGVDYVALGHLHGSQTVTPRVRYSGSPLAYSFSETTHRKTMWLIDLGADGAIDTAERIDCPVPRPLARVRGRLDDLLADPDLTRHEDSWVEATLTDPARPADPMARLTARFPHTLHLVFDPDRTDDDPLVSYATRLRDRSDQQIAEDFVAHVRGGAGPDDAERAVLTAAFDDVRVDTAEREAGR